The Paenibacillus sp. FSL W8-0426 region CCGTGACCAGGGTGAAGTTCAAAAGTTTGGTTCGTTTTCTTTTCATTCAATTCTGTCTCCTTTGTGGTATATGTATTCGAATGACTGAAAGCGTTTTCGTAATATAACGTAACATAATATGGAAGGGGAAAACACCTTTAAAATTAGTTATGATTTCATATAAAAATTAGTGGTTTTTGACATGGGTATTACACGTCCCGCCAATCATTGAATTGACAAGAGCCCTAAATCTTGGTACAGTTTTATGCAACCGCATAATGCATTCTGGGAATGTTACCGATATGGGCATAACCTGAGCTGGCTTGTTTACATGACATGTGTAGACACGCTGGTTCGGGTTTTTTTGTTGCCTGGAATCGGAAAGGCGTGGTTGGACATACTTCACGAAGAATCGAAAGGAGAACTGGGCATGAGCAATTTCAAATTTCCCGAAAACTTTCTGTGGGGAGGAGCTCTCGCAGCCAATCAAGCGGAAGGAGCATATCTGGAAGACGGCAAAGGACTAAGCATTGTGGACCTGCTGCCTTCCGGGGAGAATCGCAGAAGCATCATGAAGGGCAATGTGCCTGGATTTACGCCGCAGGAAGGAGAGTTCTACCCTTCGCACGCAGCCATCGACTTTTACCATCGTTATCCGGAGGATATCGCTCTATTCGCGGAAATGGGATTCAAAGCGCTTCGTGTTTCCATTGCGTGGGCGCGCATTTTCCCAAGCGGGGAAGACGCGGCAGCGAACGAGGCCGGACTGCAGTTTTACGACAACCTGTTCGACGAAATGCTGAAGCACGGCATCGAACCCGTCGTGACGCTGGCTCATTTCGACGTGCCGGTTAACCTGATCGAAAAGTACGGCAGCTGGAGAAACCGCAAGCTGGTTCACCTGTTCGAAACGTATGCTAAAACCGTATTTACCCGTTACAAGGACAAGGTTAAATACTGGATGACCTTCAACGAAATCAACATGCTGCTGCATTTGCCGTTTCTGGGGGCAGGCCTGGCCTTTAAGGAAGGCGATAACGTCAAAGAAATCCAATACCAGGCGGCTCATCATCAGCTGGTCGCAAGTGCGTTGGCCGTCAAAGCATGTCATGAAATCATTCCGGGCGCCATGATTGGCTGCATGCTGGCAGCGGGCAGCTTCTATCCGTATACATGCAATCCGGAAGACGTGTTCCAGGGCATGGAGAAAGACCGGGAGTCCTACTTCTTCATCGACGTGCAGTCGCGCGGTGAATACCCGGGTTATGCCAAACGTTTCTTTAAAGATCACGGCTTAAACATCGTCATGGAAGCAGGCGATGCCGACATTTTGAAAAACCATACCGTGGATTACATCGGATTCAGCTATTATTCCAGCCGTACGACAAGCACCGATCCCGAAGTGGTCAAAAACATGACCAGCGGCAACGTATTCGGTTCCGTCGCGAACCCGTACCTGCAAAAATCCGATTGGGGCTGGACCATCGATCCGAAAGGTTTCCGGATCACGGCCAACCAGCTGCATGACCGTTACCAGAAACCACTGTTTGTCGTCGAAAACGGTCTTGGGGCCAATGA contains the following coding sequences:
- a CDS encoding 6-phospho-beta-glucosidase produces the protein MSNFKFPENFLWGGALAANQAEGAYLEDGKGLSIVDLLPSGENRRSIMKGNVPGFTPQEGEFYPSHAAIDFYHRYPEDIALFAEMGFKALRVSIAWARIFPSGEDAAANEAGLQFYDNLFDEMLKHGIEPVVTLAHFDVPVNLIEKYGSWRNRKLVHLFETYAKTVFTRYKDKVKYWMTFNEINMLLHLPFLGAGLAFKEGDNVKEIQYQAAHHQLVASALAVKACHEIIPGAMIGCMLAAGSFYPYTCNPEDVFQGMEKDRESYFFIDVQSRGEYPGYAKRFFKDHGLNIVMEAGDADILKNHTVDYIGFSYYSSRTTSTDPEVVKNMTSGNVFGSVANPYLQKSDWGWTIDPKGFRITANQLHDRYQKPLFVVENGLGANDVVAADGEIHDDYRIDYLKRHIAEMGEAIQDGVDIIGYTSWGPIDIVSASSGEMKKRYGYIYVDRDNAGNGDLKRIKKKSFHWYKKVIASGGTDLEA